Proteins found in one Tamandua tetradactyla isolate mTamTet1 chromosome 3, mTamTet1.pri, whole genome shotgun sequence genomic segment:
- the CXCR4 gene encoding C-X-C chemokine receptor type 4, translated as MDGLNLYTAENDTEELGGSGDYDSIKEPCFREENAHFNRIFLPTVYSIIFLTGIVGNGLVILVMGYQKKLRSMTDKYRLHLSVADLLFVLTLPFWAVDAVANWYFGNFLCKAVHVIYTVNLYGSVLILAFISLDRYLAIVHATNSQRPRKLLAEKVVYVGVWIPALLLTIPDLIFANVSEADGRYICDRFYPSDLWMVMFQFQHIMVGLILPGIIILSCYCIIISKLSHSKGHQKRKALKTTVILILAFFACWLPYYIGISIDSFILLEIIKQGCEFENNVHMWISITEALAFFHCCLNPILYAFLGAKFKTSAQNTLTSVSRGSSLKILSKGKRGGHSSVSTESESSSFHSS; from the exons ATGGACGGGCTCAAT CTCTATACTGCAGAAAATGACACTGAGGAATTGGGCGGCTCAGGTGACTATGACTCCATAAAGGAACCCTGCTTCCGGGAAGAAAATGCCCACTTCAACCGGATCTTTCTGCCCACCGTCTACTCCATCATCTTCTTGACCGGCATAGTAGGCAATGGATTAGTCATCTTGGTCATGGGTTACCAGAAGAAATTGAGAAGCATGACAGACAAGTACAGGCTGCATCTGTCAGTGGCAGATCTCCTCTTTGTCCTCACACTTCCCTTCTGGGCAGTTGATGCTGTGGCGAACTGGTATTTTGGGAATTTCCTATGCAAGGCAGTCCATGTCATCTACACAGTCAACCTCTACGGCAGTGTCCTCATCCTGGCCTTCATCAGTCTGGACCGGTACCTGGCCATCGTTCACGCCACCAATAGTCAGAGGCCAAGGAAGCTCTTGGCTGAAAAGGTGGTCTATGTTGGTGTGTGGATACCTGCTTTGCTCTTGACTATTCCCGATCTCATCTTTGCCAATGTCAGTGAGGCGGATGGGAGGTATATCTGTGACCGCTTCTACCCCAGTGACTTATGGATGGTCATGTTCCAGTTCCAGCACATCATGGTGGGCCTGATCCTGCCGGGCATCATCATCTTGTCCTGCTACTGCATTATCATCTCCAAGCTGTCCCACTCCAAGGGCCACCAGAAGCGCAAAGCCCTCAAGACCACAGTCATTCTCATCCTGGCTTTCTTTGCCTGCTGGCTGCCCTACTACATTGGCATCAGCATTGACTCCTTCATCCTCCTGGAAATCATCAAGCAAGGCTGCGAGTTCGAGAACAACGTGCACATGTGGATTTCCATCACCGAGGCTCTAGCTTTTTTCCACTGTTGCCTGAATCCTATCCTCTATGCTTTCCTGGGAGCCAAATTTAAAACCTCTGCCCAGAATACACTGACCTCTGTgagcagagggtccagcctcaaGATACTCTCTAAAGGAAAGCGGGGTGGACATTCTTCTGTTTCTACCGAATCCGAGTCTTCAAGTTTTCATTCCAGCTAA